CACACGACACCGGTCTCGTCACCCTAATCACCCAAGATTTGTCCGAATTCGCACTCCACGTGCGGGCGATTCTCGGCTTCCCCATCCCGGAAATCACGCTCTGCACACCTGGCGCAAGCCGCGCCTTAAAATCCCCAATTGCGAGTGATGCTTATCAAGTGCGCGGGATCGACAAAGCACTCGCCGTATCCCAGACGCAGGTCCGCCTGTTTGGAAAACCAACTGCGACAGTGGGCCGCCGCCTCGGTGTTGTCTTGAGCGCCGGAAGAGACGTTGCAACCGCGCGTGACCGCGCAGAGACTGCCGCTTGTGGCATTGAAATCACCCATCCATAAAGGCTGTACCATAAGGCGCATGTTGCCGCCACACAGCCATTCGCAACGTTCGCGCCTCCCAAACGCCCTCAGGTGACCACTGAGGGTGTTTGGTGATCCTCAATTTACCACCCCCATCAGGAATTCCATCGAACTTTTGTCATTACCCTATGGCGTGTAACAGATATACAAAAGACCACAATCTCGAAGCACAGCCGGGATTACGGACGTCTGCTGAAGGGGGATCCAATCTGTGACACTGTATTTCGGAGTCGATGTCGGCGGGACAAGCATTAAGACCGCGTTAGTCACAGAAAAGGGAGAAATGGTCACCAAATCATCATTTGCCACAAATCCTCACAGGTGCCCTGAGGACGTCTGCAACGAACTGCAGGGCGTTCTGCATCAGGCCGTAGAAAAGGCTGCTTGTAGCATGTCGGACGTCGTTGGCGTCGGTGTCGGACTACCTGGCTTTTTAGATCTACAAAAGGGCGAAATCATCAAATTACCGAACATCGGATGGGAACGGGTTCCATTTATTCAAATCGCGGAAAGCGCATTTCATCTCCCTGTCGTCATGGAGAACGACGCCAAGGTCGCCGCGCTCGCAGAATCCTGGATTGGCGCTGGACAACACGCGCTCGCGTTGGGCTGTGTGACGGTTGGGACGGGGGTCGGTGGCGGTTTTGTCGTTCACCAACGGCTGTATCGCGGCGTCAACGGGATGGCCGGCGAGGTCGGTCACCTGACAGTCGACAAAGGCGGCCTGCCCTGCCATTGTGGTCGGCGTGGTTGCCTGGAAACTGTCGCGTCTGCGACCGCCATGGTACGCCGCGCCAAGGAGTTGCAAGCATCGGGCCAATTGTCGGACGAAATCGCGATTGACGAAGCCAAGACCATTTTTGATCTCGCCGAAAAAGGCGACAACATCGCGCAACAGATTATTGATGAAGCTGCGGATTGGCTTGGATTTGGCCTGTCCATCATCGCCGGTACGGTCAATCCCGATACCATTTTAATTGGCGGCGGCATCTCAAAGGCCGGGGACGTCTTCCTCCGCCCAGTGACCGAAGCGTTTCGCCGATACGCATTACACCTCGTGGCGGATGCGTGCACCGTGCGCGCTGCAAAGCTGACAAACGATGCGGGCGTCATTGGAGCCTCCCGCCTGGTTTCACAGCGTGAGAGCTTACGGCGATAGTCTGAAGACACGCGAATGGAGGTGTGCATGAGGTGGACCGTCTAACTGTACAACAGCTCATCCAACAGTTTGGCCTCGAATTGCTCGCAGGCGAACAAGGCATATCCCGCGCCATTGAAAGTGACGACATTCACCGCCCAGGCCTTGAGTTGACAGGGTATCTCGGATACTTCCCAAGTGAACGCATCCAAGTCCTCGGGCGAACGGAAATCACGTACTTGCAATCGCTGGATGCCGACGAGCGCGAGTTGCGCACCCGCGACGTCGTCGCGTTGGAGCCGCCGTGTTTCATTGTCACGCGCGGTCAACAGCAGCTCGAATTCTTCGTCAAGCACTGTGATGCACACGGCGTGCCCTTGTTGCGGACAGCGAGCAAATCGACGCCGTTCATTAGCCTTTTAGGCAATTATTTAGAACGTCAGCTCGCCGAAGAGCAATCCATTCACGGCGTCTGCATGAACATTTTCGGCGTCGGCGTATCGCTTCGCGGTGCCAGTGGTATCGGGAAAAGCGAAGTTGCTCTGTCGCTGATCGAACGCGGCCACCGGCTCGTCTCCGACGACATCGTCCGCGTTAAAAAAGTGGGGCCTGACGCACTCGTCGGCACGCACAACACCAACAACCGAGAGTTACTGCATCTGCGTGGCATCGGCTTTATCGATGTGACGCGGCTGTTTGGCTCCGGGGCATTCCAGGATGAAACGCACCTCGACGTCGAGATCGAGCTGATTCCTTGGGACGATCACGTCGACACCGAACTCATCTCCCTCGGCTCCGAAGGCAACACTTCCGAATATCTCGGCGTCGCGATTCCGCATATCGAAATCCCCGTGCGCCCTGGCCGGGACATCGCTTCCCTCGTCGAAGTGGCCTGCAAAAACTGGCGACTCAAGCGCGAAGGCTACGACGCACTCGCGGTCTTCCAGGAGCGCATTTGGTCAAATCCGGACGCGGAGCATCCGTGAGATGACCGCATTCGCACATGCCAAAA
Above is a genomic segment from Alicyclobacillus acidoterrestris containing:
- a CDS encoding ROK family protein, translating into MTLYFGVDVGGTSIKTALVTEKGEMVTKSSFATNPHRCPEDVCNELQGVLHQAVEKAACSMSDVVGVGVGLPGFLDLQKGEIIKLPNIGWERVPFIQIAESAFHLPVVMENDAKVAALAESWIGAGQHALALGCVTVGTGVGGGFVVHQRLYRGVNGMAGEVGHLTVDKGGLPCHCGRRGCLETVASATAMVRRAKELQASGQLSDEIAIDEAKTIFDLAEKGDNIAQQIIDEAADWLGFGLSIIAGTVNPDTILIGGGISKAGDVFLRPVTEAFRRYALHLVADACTVRAAKLTNDAGVIGASRLVSQRESLRR
- the hprK gene encoding HPr(Ser) kinase/phosphatase; its protein translation is MDRLTVQQLIQQFGLELLAGEQGISRAIESDDIHRPGLELTGYLGYFPSERIQVLGRTEITYLQSLDADERELRTRDVVALEPPCFIVTRGQQQLEFFVKHCDAHGVPLLRTASKSTPFISLLGNYLERQLAEEQSIHGVCMNIFGVGVSLRGASGIGKSEVALSLIERGHRLVSDDIVRVKKVGPDALVGTHNTNNRELLHLRGIGFIDVTRLFGSGAFQDETHLDVEIELIPWDDHVDTELISLGSEGNTSEYLGVAIPHIEIPVRPGRDIASLVEVACKNWRLKREGYDALAVFQERIWSNPDAEHP